In one Nitrososphaera viennensis EN76 genomic region, the following are encoded:
- a CDS encoding ATP-dependent helicase produces the protein MAVSLNEEQRKAVEHEGGPLLVVAGPGSGKTRVIVERVKHLITKGFRPAEILCLTFSDKAAAEMQSRIKKEAGTTEVETSTFHSFCLSILEDSVLETGVSFKSGLISRTNQLVWGLKNIDSFNFEYIEVGNNAVDVIESIVDGISAFRDELVSPARLKEYLTEKKAELEQLKKNASDGATMPENASAPSKQDKRRKAKERSGADEENGNNSAEIDEKIAFLSQLEDLQKVYERYEQFKRKESLIDYDDMIQVVIELFKSRPDVLRRYQNRYAHVLVDEFQDNNYAQLELVKLLCPSGNVTVVGDDDQSIYRFRGAYLTVFDDFRDHFKENATTIKLERNYRSTKNVVALAKQLLDPVPNRVSKGLFSENEDGGKVIVARCATDAAEIDFVVNKIKNDLLGKELKRRDGAISPITYRDIAVLSRRRLEGIKFARAIKAHGLPCTFIGEARIFSTPVIRDLLAYLRVADDPLGNGIEIARIMINHGVTEQNVKIINHAAKAKARELVKRIDRTESGISAKEDADNNRNYGTDFVYDVMEQLVADPDSSSVSQVITQKDLIKDIVYQIRAIVGLRNKSPVGQFVFELVMSKTDLYKRALNDSSEESIRNRLILHEFLKIAQEFEAIAKRPALKDFLDHLNLMSDFDIEIRQGEEEADSIIVTTIHQSKGKEFPIVFVVDVADRKLPLQFREKKFYCPSDLSRGLKFRDLDEKELYLQEERRLLYVAMTRAQHHLFLTLAEIYGDNVRKTKPSKFLVELNFENNRLVELVSYDAATEAPVLVSDSKVEQLKHEYQLLATKFVNQMQLKSAVEKVIELAMILHYQSGKPLSDFRIDQIISPDISVDRNHVEAQLKSEHASLLEKDSMHFSASSLNTYQDCPLQYKFSRVLEVPTLPKTFFDLGKAVHSVVEVLTKRQINEQGYLPTKQDAIGLLDRYWVSSTYQTAKAEEEDRTSAEKMLEFYVRWCEQRVREGYTPFAAEKNFEIEISGKKLVGVIDRVDLTPDGEYEVFDYKTSRSGLNASQIKKDIQMNAYCIAIQKLYGKLPVSASLLYLRKEEKVSYLVTPGSVEPVRREMEVLIDGILNERFDPVPDYFTCKYCDYKSICDAKEIEDEE, from the coding sequence ATGGCTGTCAGCCTGAATGAAGAGCAGAGGAAGGCCGTCGAGCACGAAGGTGGTCCACTGCTCGTTGTCGCTGGACCGGGGAGTGGCAAGACAAGGGTAATCGTAGAGCGAGTAAAACATCTCATCACAAAGGGATTCAGGCCAGCAGAGATCTTGTGTCTAACATTTTCTGACAAGGCTGCCGCTGAAATGCAGAGTCGTATTAAAAAAGAAGCAGGTACAACTGAAGTTGAAACTTCAACCTTCCATTCCTTCTGTCTGTCTATTCTTGAAGATAGCGTTCTTGAAACAGGCGTGAGTTTCAAATCCGGGTTGATTTCAAGGACCAACCAGCTGGTATGGGGGCTCAAGAACATCGATAGTTTCAACTTTGAATATATCGAAGTGGGAAACAATGCGGTTGATGTCATAGAATCCATCGTTGACGGAATTAGCGCGTTTAGAGACGAGCTGGTCAGCCCTGCAAGACTGAAAGAATACCTGACAGAAAAGAAAGCGGAACTCGAACAGCTGAAGAAGAATGCGTCGGACGGGGCAACTATGCCAGAGAACGCCTCTGCGCCTTCCAAACAGGACAAAAGGAGGAAAGCAAAGGAAAGGAGCGGCGCTGATGAGGAAAATGGGAATAACTCTGCAGAGATAGACGAGAAAATTGCCTTCCTAAGCCAGCTGGAGGACCTGCAGAAGGTCTACGAAAGATACGAGCAATTCAAGCGAAAAGAGTCGCTTATCGATTACGACGACATGATACAGGTAGTCATTGAACTGTTCAAGAGCCGTCCGGATGTACTCAGACGCTACCAGAACAGATACGCACACGTCTTGGTTGACGAATTCCAGGACAACAACTATGCGCAGCTGGAGCTGGTCAAGCTCTTGTGCCCGAGCGGCAACGTAACAGTGGTAGGAGACGACGACCAGAGCATATACAGATTCAGAGGCGCATATCTTACCGTTTTCGACGATTTCAGGGATCACTTTAAGGAGAATGCGACTACGATTAAACTCGAGAGGAACTACCGCAGCACAAAGAACGTCGTCGCGCTTGCAAAGCAACTTCTCGATCCGGTTCCAAACAGGGTCAGCAAGGGCCTCTTCTCTGAGAATGAAGATGGTGGAAAGGTGATAGTTGCAAGGTGCGCCACGGACGCGGCAGAAATAGACTTTGTAGTCAACAAGATAAAGAACGACCTTCTGGGCAAGGAGCTCAAAAGACGTGACGGTGCCATCTCGCCGATAACGTATAGGGACATCGCCGTCCTTTCAAGAAGGAGGCTTGAGGGAATAAAGTTTGCAAGGGCAATCAAGGCACACGGTCTGCCATGCACGTTCATTGGAGAAGCAAGGATATTTTCAACTCCTGTAATCCGGGATTTGCTGGCTTACCTACGGGTGGCAGACGATCCCCTTGGAAATGGCATAGAGATTGCCCGCATAATGATAAACCACGGGGTAACTGAACAGAACGTCAAGATAATCAACCACGCGGCGAAGGCAAAGGCCAGAGAACTGGTAAAGAGAATTGACAGGACGGAGAGCGGGATTTCTGCAAAAGAAGATGCCGACAACAACCGCAACTACGGGACAGACTTTGTCTACGACGTGATGGAGCAGCTGGTCGCAGACCCCGATTCTTCATCGGTGTCGCAGGTCATAACCCAGAAGGACCTGATAAAAGACATTGTTTACCAGATAAGGGCAATAGTGGGACTGCGGAACAAGTCTCCCGTAGGCCAGTTTGTATTTGAACTCGTAATGTCCAAGACAGACCTGTACAAGAGGGCGCTTAACGACAGCTCTGAGGAATCCATACGCAACCGCCTGATTCTGCATGAATTTCTCAAGATAGCGCAAGAGTTTGAGGCCATAGCCAAGCGCCCGGCCCTGAAAGACTTTTTGGACCACTTGAACCTGATGAGCGACTTTGACATCGAGATAAGGCAGGGTGAGGAGGAGGCAGATTCGATAATAGTAACTACGATACACCAGAGCAAGGGCAAAGAGTTTCCTATCGTCTTTGTAGTAGACGTTGCAGACAGGAAATTACCGCTACAATTTAGAGAGAAAAAGTTCTACTGCCCAAGCGACCTTTCACGCGGGCTGAAATTCAGAGACCTTGACGAAAAGGAACTGTACCTGCAAGAAGAGAGACGCCTGCTGTATGTGGCAATGACAAGGGCGCAGCACCACCTTTTCCTTACACTGGCCGAGATTTATGGCGATAACGTTCGAAAGACAAAGCCTTCCAAGTTTCTGGTTGAACTAAATTTTGAGAACAACCGGCTTGTAGAACTTGTCAGCTATGATGCGGCAACTGAGGCGCCGGTGCTTGTCTCTGATAGCAAAGTAGAGCAACTCAAACACGAATACCAGTTGCTGGCCACGAAATTTGTCAACCAGATGCAGCTAAAGAGCGCGGTTGAAAAGGTGATAGAGCTTGCCATGATACTCCACTACCAGTCAGGAAAACCGCTTTCTGACTTTAGGATCGACCAGATAATTTCGCCAGACATATCTGTTGACAGAAATCACGTCGAGGCTCAGCTAAAGAGCGAGCACGCGTCCCTCTTGGAGAAGGACAGCATGCATTTCAGTGCATCATCTCTGAATACGTACCAGGACTGCCCCCTCCAGTACAAATTCTCCCGGGTGCTTGAGGTGCCCACGCTTCCAAAGACGTTCTTTGACCTTGGAAAGGCAGTCCATTCGGTAGTCGAAGTCCTGACAAAGAGGCAGATAAACGAGCAAGGATACCTTCCGACAAAGCAAGATGCAATAGGTCTCCTTGACAGGTACTGGGTTTCAAGCACCTATCAAACGGCAAAGGCTGAGGAAGAGGACCGCACAAGCGCCGAGAAGATGCTCGAATTCTATGTCAGATGGTGCGAGCAGAGAGTCAGAGAAGGTTACACTCCTTTTGCTGCAGAGAAGAATTTTGAGATTGAAATTTCTGGCAAAAAGCTGGTCGGAGTTATCGACAGAGTAGACCTGACGCCTGATGGAGAATACGAAGTCTTTGACTACAAGACAAGCAGGTCAGGTCTGAATGCGAGCCAGATAAAAAAAGACATTCAGATGAACGCCTACTGCATCGCAATCCAAAAGCTCTACGGGAAGCTGCCGGTATCTGCATCACTGCTTTATCTCCGGAAAGAAGAGAAGGTTTCATACCTTGTGACTCCCGGGAGTGTAGAGCCTGTCAGAAGAGAGATGGAAGTGCTCATCGACGGAATATTGAACGAGAGGTTCGACCCTGTTCCGGATTACTTTACCTGCAAATACTGTGACTACAAGAGCATATGCGATGCGAAGGAAATTGAAGATGAAGAATAG
- a CDS encoding AAA domain-containing protein: protein MQAKTVDNDAQQSALYKKLERYRDKLLQIESRNRSITLRRIYDKWCFDLSKIIVRGSSLAEKVAERALLGKNGVCVVADSDDSELAEKSKVKLKSLYRNITQVERETGLKDNYLGFPFLEGHIGQDTYVRAPLVLFPMSLERRENGKPPGWYASFSKDKSPILNRALLVALKKIGGYSFSESFYDEFEDLLDLADERQNLNNGDKGTGKNHDVESLFLQGLIDLLIRNNIPLKSSENRLEKIETLEPVSSQDESTMPRQGLHLVNFKIIGNFPQGNTAIYADYEELLKKVLSGEINLGVIDDLLEAPATEDIWSEGNGDKEAESVVLDDISAMDLNIALDSDSSQDSVIVAAHNNECTVVRGPPGTGKSQVIVNLIADALAKGKKVLVICQKRAALDVVYQRLDKVGLGKYAALLHDPVTDRQELYQQLGRLLSPTGINSVNPGSMKSRFDAVSQEIDKIVGMQRRIVDALWKEYFGGLTVHQLYIAAKPGYVPRLDLSKIAASTSYLDLPQLLEAIKNAEDSCKRFDNITHPWVHRKDFSVLGFNDKNGISEILRTLVTQLGSKEPEPLVASTMHDQNVLLEALRILESERGMFRKLKGRWVEAHSNAKRILGVQDVRDDPLWVTRMIQRAKGGLEIWRNIENLSKYLNESGFDGINSMISTGRLADLHSRFSEMHESLADFDALQAYDARKAAMTPMQRKVLQECTMKLMSETNWADVVREEFYAHWIDYIERENPALKGQPFETYLQNRERLAKLLKEHKNLVVQRIAAQIEAGIVKPGLTPGGKRSYRAEYVQWSKLADEFDKKRHVLPVRMLIEKYESVIFNVAPCWLVSPEAASTIFPLKRNLFDFIIFDEASQSAVERSLPSLYRGGNVVIMGDEKQLRPFDLFRVRDDDESLEEELVDETMLSESLLVLAKRIYGPRYLAWHYRSKYQELIDFSNHAFYDGHLQVSPNILKVPAEPPIRWIQCGNGVWTDRKNIPEAELVIDEVKRILTDDRKNTKHQSIGIITFNESQQIAILDEIDRRRKQDPEFDTLYGEAENPESNLLDDRPFVKNIENVQGDERDIIIFSVGYARDPDGNLHIRFGSLNQEGGENRLNVAVTRARKEIVVVCSIDPDELRTDAAKNSGPKRLKDYLRYAKAISENNRQSAGVILASLYNGFKRENSASGFLFESPFEEMVHDRLTQIGYTVDTQVGYSGYKIDLAVVHPDEPFRYIIGIECDGATFHSAKSTRERDVMRQEFLESRGWVVERIWSRNWWRNPRGEIERIRDRIEGLRGQSAGRITKE, encoded by the coding sequence ATGCAAGCAAAGACAGTAGACAATGACGCCCAACAGTCAGCATTGTACAAGAAACTTGAACGTTACCGCGACAAGCTCCTCCAGATAGAAAGCAGAAATCGATCTATAACGCTACGCCGCATATACGACAAGTGGTGCTTCGATTTATCTAAGATTATAGTCAGAGGTAGCAGCCTGGCGGAAAAAGTAGCCGAAAGGGCACTTCTTGGCAAGAATGGGGTTTGTGTTGTTGCAGACTCGGACGACTCGGAGCTTGCTGAAAAGTCCAAGGTGAAGCTAAAGTCACTTTATCGAAACATCACACAGGTAGAACGCGAAACTGGATTGAAGGACAACTATCTGGGTTTTCCGTTTCTTGAAGGTCATATCGGTCAGGACACCTATGTCAGAGCACCACTGGTACTTTTTCCTATGTCCCTAGAGCGCCGAGAAAATGGAAAGCCGCCGGGCTGGTATGCCTCGTTTTCGAAGGACAAGAGTCCGATATTGAACCGGGCGTTACTTGTGGCATTAAAAAAGATCGGTGGATATTCATTTTCAGAATCGTTTTATGATGAGTTCGAGGATCTATTGGATCTTGCAGATGAACGGCAGAACCTGAACAACGGTGACAAAGGCACTGGCAAGAATCATGATGTTGAATCGCTCTTCTTGCAGGGGCTAATCGACCTGCTAATCAGGAATAACATTCCCTTGAAGTCGTCCGAGAATAGGCTCGAAAAGATCGAGACGTTGGAACCAGTCTCGTCTCAAGACGAATCTACCATGCCCAGACAGGGCCTCCATCTTGTGAACTTCAAAATTATTGGCAACTTTCCACAAGGCAACACTGCAATCTATGCAGATTATGAAGAGTTGCTGAAGAAGGTCCTGTCTGGCGAAATCAATCTTGGCGTTATAGATGACTTGCTGGAGGCACCAGCAACAGAAGATATCTGGAGCGAAGGAAACGGAGACAAAGAAGCCGAATCGGTGGTTCTTGACGACATTTCTGCAATGGACCTAAATATTGCACTTGATAGCGATTCCAGTCAAGACAGTGTCATAGTGGCTGCCCACAACAATGAATGTACAGTTGTACGCGGGCCTCCCGGAACGGGCAAGTCGCAGGTCATAGTAAACCTGATCGCTGATGCCTTGGCCAAGGGAAAGAAGGTGCTTGTCATCTGCCAGAAGAGGGCCGCTCTTGACGTCGTTTACCAACGTCTTGACAAGGTAGGCCTTGGAAAGTATGCTGCATTGCTGCACGATCCCGTAACAGATAGGCAGGAACTGTACCAACAACTCGGAAGATTGCTGAGTCCGACGGGCATAAACAGTGTCAATCCAGGTTCTATGAAGTCAAGGTTTGATGCCGTTTCTCAGGAGATAGATAAGATTGTGGGCATGCAAAGACGCATCGTGGACGCCTTGTGGAAGGAGTATTTTGGAGGCCTAACAGTGCACCAGCTCTACATAGCGGCCAAACCCGGATACGTACCTCGACTTGACTTGTCCAAAATTGCAGCTAGCACCAGTTACCTAGATTTACCACAGTTACTTGAAGCAATCAAGAACGCTGAAGATAGCTGCAAAAGATTCGATAACATCACACATCCGTGGGTTCATAGAAAAGACTTCTCTGTACTTGGGTTCAACGACAAGAACGGGATCAGTGAAATACTGAGAACCCTTGTAACGCAGCTTGGCAGCAAGGAGCCAGAACCCCTCGTTGCCTCCACCATGCATGACCAGAACGTCCTCTTGGAAGCACTCCGCATTCTTGAGAGCGAACGTGGAATGTTCCGCAAGTTGAAGGGGCGATGGGTTGAAGCCCATTCCAATGCAAAGAGGATACTCGGCGTACAAGACGTCCGTGACGACCCGCTATGGGTAACCCGCATGATACAGCGGGCAAAAGGAGGTCTGGAGATATGGAGGAACATCGAGAACCTGTCGAAATATCTGAATGAGTCTGGATTTGATGGGATCAATTCGATGATTTCCACCGGCCGGCTGGCCGACCTGCACTCAAGGTTTTCAGAAATGCATGAATCTCTTGCAGATTTCGATGCCCTCCAAGCATACGATGCAAGAAAAGCCGCTATGACACCCATGCAGAGAAAAGTCCTTCAGGAATGCACAATGAAATTGATGTCGGAAACCAACTGGGCAGATGTGGTAAGGGAGGAGTTCTATGCCCATTGGATCGATTACATTGAGCGAGAAAACCCTGCCTTGAAAGGCCAGCCCTTCGAGACATATCTACAAAACCGTGAACGACTTGCCAAGCTCTTGAAAGAACATAAGAATCTGGTGGTCCAGAGGATTGCTGCTCAAATAGAAGCAGGGATAGTGAAACCCGGTCTAACTCCCGGCGGAAAGAGGTCGTATCGGGCAGAATATGTGCAATGGAGCAAACTGGCAGACGAATTTGACAAGAAAAGACACGTCCTCCCAGTCAGAATGCTGATAGAGAAGTACGAGTCAGTAATATTCAATGTCGCACCTTGCTGGCTCGTGTCACCTGAAGCGGCATCTACAATATTCCCGCTGAAACGGAACCTATTTGATTTCATCATCTTCGACGAAGCGAGTCAGTCTGCTGTAGAACGGTCCCTGCCGTCGCTGTACCGGGGAGGAAATGTAGTGATAATGGGAGACGAGAAACAGCTCCGTCCGTTCGATCTGTTCAGAGTCAGAGACGATGACGAAAGTTTAGAAGAGGAGCTCGTGGACGAAACTATGCTTTCTGAGAGCTTGCTAGTTCTTGCCAAGAGGATTTATGGGCCCCGATACCTTGCGTGGCATTACCGGTCAAAATACCAAGAGCTTATTGACTTCTCGAATCACGCTTTCTACGATGGACATCTTCAGGTGTCCCCCAACATACTGAAGGTTCCTGCCGAACCGCCAATAAGGTGGATACAGTGCGGGAATGGTGTCTGGACCGATAGAAAGAACATTCCGGAGGCAGAGTTGGTGATAGATGAAGTCAAAAGAATCTTGACAGACGATAGGAAAAATACGAAGCACCAGTCGATAGGCATAATCACTTTCAATGAATCCCAGCAAATAGCAATACTGGATGAAATAGACAGGAGGCGTAAACAGGATCCGGAATTTGACACGCTTTACGGTGAGGCTGAAAACCCAGAGAGCAACTTGCTGGATGATAGACCGTTCGTCAAGAACATAGAGAACGTGCAGGGAGACGAGCGCGATATCATCATTTTCTCGGTAGGATATGCGCGGGATCCGGATGGAAATCTGCACATTAGGTTTGGCTCGCTTAACCAAGAGGGCGGAGAGAACCGTCTGAATGTCGCTGTGACGCGTGCCAGAAAGGAAATAGTCGTTGTATGCTCAATTGATCCGGACGAGCTTCGAACTGACGCAGCCAAAAATAGCGGGCCAAAGAGACTGAAAGACTATTTGCGATACGCAAAGGCAATCAGCGAGAACAATCGTCAGAGTGCAGGCGTCATACTTGCCTCGCTATATAACGGTTTTAAACGAGAAAATTCCGCCAGCGGCTTTCTATTCGAGAGTCCATTTGAAGAGATGGTTCATGATCGTCTGACCCAGATAGGTTACACGGTGGATACCCAGGTAGGCTATTCGGGTTACAAAATAGACTTGGCGGTTGTGCATCCGGATGAACCTTTCCGCTATATCATCGGCATAGAATGCGACGGAGCAACTTTCCATTCTGCTAAGAGCACCCGAGAAAGGGATGTGATGCGTCAAGAATTCTTGGAGAGTAGGGGGTGGGTGGTGGAAAGGATATGGAGCAGGAACTGGTGGCGCAATCCCCGTGGGGAGATCGAGAGAATACGTGACAGGATCGAGGGACTGAGAGGTCAGTCAGCCGGCAGAATTACCAAAGAATAG